A genomic region of Saccopteryx bilineata isolate mSacBil1 chromosome 1, mSacBil1_pri_phased_curated, whole genome shotgun sequence contains the following coding sequences:
- the LOC136320589 gene encoding olfactory receptor 51F1-like, whose product MEILGNLTSILPTFLLTSIPGLESVHAWVSLPFGFLYAIALSGNSMILLVIITQKNLHEPMYYFLSMLSAADLGLTISTMSTTLPILWFNAREISLDNCITQMFFLHGFTFIESGVLVAMAFDRYVAICDPLRYTTILTTSRIIQMGLLIIIRTVVLIVPLLLLLKSLNFCRKNVLSHSYCYHPDVIKFSCSDTRANNICGLIDLILTTGVDTPCIVLSYILIIYSVFSMASPKEWHKVFSTCVSHIGAVAIFYIPMISLSLVHRYGQSAPKVVHSMMASIYLLLPPVLNPIIYSVKTKHIRKAILSLLFTK is encoded by the coding sequence ATGGAGATTTTAGGTAATTTGACATCTATACTTCCTACTTTCTTACTGACCAGCATACCTGGCCTGGAGTCTGTCCATGCCTGGGTCTCCCTTCCCTTTGGCTTTCTTTATGCCATTGCCCTCTCTGGGAACAGCATGATCCTGCTTGTCATCATTACCCAGAAGAATCTCCATGAGCCCATGTACTATTTCCTATCCATGCTGTCAGCTGCTGACTTGGGCTTGACTATTTCTACAATGTCAACAACATTACCCATCCTCTGGTTTAATGCAAGAGAAATCAGTCTAGATAACTGTATTACCCAGATGTTTTTTCTTCATGGATTTACTTTCATAGAATCTGGTGTGCTAGTGGCTATGGCCTTTGACCGCTATGTGGCAATTTGTGACCCTCTGCGGTATACTACCATTCTCACTACTTCCAGAATTATTCAGATGGGCCTCTTAATAATTATACGCACTGTAGTATTAATAGTGCCACTACTCCTTCTCCTTAAATCCCTCAATTTCTGTAGGAAAAATGTCCTTTCCCATTCTTACTGTTACCATCCAGATGTGATTAAATTCTCATGTTCAGATACTCGAGCCAACAACATCTGTGGATTAATTGATCTCATCTTGACCACAGGGGTGGATACACCATGTATTGTTCTGTCTTATATCTTGATCATTTACTCTGTGTTTAGTATGGCCTCCCCCAAAGAATGGCACAAGGTATTCAGTACTTGTGTCTCTCACATTGGAGCAGTTGCTATTTTCTACATCCCCATGATAAGCTTGTCCTTGGTGCACCGCTATGGCCAATCAGCCCCCAAAGTGGTCCATTCAATGATGGCCAGTATATACCTGCTTTTGCCGCCTGTGCTCAACCCCATCATCTATagtgtaaaaacaaaacacattcgcAAGGCTATACTCAGTCTTCtctttacaaaataa